In Micromonospora sp. LH3U1, one genomic interval encodes:
- a CDS encoding DUF2314 domain-containing protein, translated as MLITDDFLPVPVPESLSATYLVPMTGLPKVSAKTAVAALTGRLAEPVHGLARQMLDSPLMSVDTRSITEFPELPPDLLTAFGATEEQLARLAAATHLVVVQAEYRPGWPPAHEWAARAVAAAVAESVDSDVVDVFGLQFLDPATALRSLPDEQGRIRLVDWVLVPYSSDTEGLWFTTKGLRRFGLLELQTQGVPDHLTRAWGAVMTGAARRLLRDWTDGLTGEEVPAFVQLPVLATVTGHDIAVAYGNPEQHGATAPVLLRLELDPATDPEADSFLSLRPPAGHPGPDGRYYAAACATLFSGIQPDVRYARSGDAMSQAVATARAALDDARVRFVAGHLPAESQLVVKYGLPGDDGPEYVWAGVTSWEAPERIIGVSASDAATDATVRIGAPVVVAPSDVVDWAVLDATGVIEGGWTQAVLDSGEPPTPTP; from the coding sequence ATGCTCATCACGGACGACTTCCTGCCCGTACCGGTGCCGGAGTCGCTCAGCGCGACCTACCTGGTGCCGATGACGGGGCTGCCGAAGGTCAGCGCGAAGACCGCGGTGGCGGCCCTGACCGGTCGGCTGGCGGAGCCGGTGCACGGGCTGGCCCGGCAGATGCTGGACAGCCCGCTGATGAGCGTCGACACCCGGTCGATCACCGAGTTCCCCGAGCTGCCGCCGGACCTGCTCACCGCGTTCGGCGCCACCGAGGAGCAGTTGGCCCGGCTGGCGGCGGCGACCCACCTGGTGGTGGTGCAGGCCGAGTACCGGCCCGGCTGGCCGCCCGCGCACGAGTGGGCGGCCCGAGCGGTCGCGGCTGCCGTGGCGGAATCCGTCGACAGCGACGTGGTGGACGTCTTCGGCCTGCAGTTCCTCGATCCGGCGACCGCGCTGCGCTCACTCCCCGACGAGCAGGGCCGCATCCGGCTGGTCGACTGGGTGCTGGTGCCGTACTCCTCGGACACCGAGGGGCTGTGGTTCACCACCAAGGGGCTGCGCCGCTTCGGGCTGCTGGAGTTGCAGACCCAGGGGGTGCCCGACCACCTCACCCGCGCCTGGGGTGCGGTGATGACCGGGGCGGCACGGCGGCTGCTGCGGGACTGGACCGACGGGCTCACCGGCGAGGAGGTGCCGGCGTTCGTGCAGCTGCCGGTGCTGGCCACGGTCACCGGGCACGACATCGCGGTGGCGTACGGCAACCCGGAACAGCACGGCGCCACCGCCCCGGTGCTGCTGCGCCTGGAACTGGACCCGGCGACCGACCCGGAGGCCGACTCGTTCCTCAGCCTGCGCCCGCCGGCCGGGCACCCCGGTCCCGACGGGCGGTACTACGCAGCCGCCTGCGCGACCCTGTTCTCCGGGATCCAGCCGGACGTGCGCTACGCCCGCTCCGGCGACGCGATGAGCCAGGCGGTCGCCACCGCCCGAGCGGCGCTGGATGACGCGCGGGTCCGGTTCGTCGCCGGCCACCTCCCCGCGGAGTCGCAGCTGGTGGTCAAGTACGGCCTGCCCGGCGACGACGGCCCGGAGTACGTCTGGGCGGGCGTCACCTCGTGGGAGGCCCCGGAGCGGATCATCGGCGTGAGCGCCAGCGACGCCGCCACCGACGCGACGGTCCGGATCGGCGCCCCGGTCGTGGTGGCACCGTCCGACGTGGTCGACTGGGCGGTCCTGGACGCCACCGGCGTCATCGAGGGCGGCTGGACCCAAGCCGTCCTAGATTCCGGCGAACCCCCCACCCCAACCCCCTAA
- a CDS encoding hemerythrin domain-containing protein: protein MHPTGSPAGRLAAVGNQMIEIHLWLSAELARLRASLDTAGGALPFRDLRAHCLTFCTALGRHHTGEDAGAFRLLAEQVPELRPVIENLITDHEVVAGILERVEALLAGDMAVPLAQVRAELDGLAALLESHFRYEEKRLVTALNALTGRSGTAEELLGLTAPPHVTG from the coding sequence GTGCACCCAACCGGTTCACCGGCCGGCCGGCTCGCCGCCGTCGGCAATCAGATGATCGAGATCCACCTCTGGCTCAGCGCGGAACTGGCCCGGCTCAGGGCAAGCCTCGACACCGCGGGCGGCGCCCTCCCGTTCCGCGATCTGCGGGCGCACTGCCTGACCTTCTGCACCGCACTCGGCCGACACCACACCGGCGAGGACGCGGGCGCATTCCGCTTACTCGCCGAGCAGGTGCCCGAGTTGCGCCCGGTCATCGAAAACCTGATCACTGATCACGAGGTGGTGGCGGGGATCCTGGAGCGGGTCGAGGCGCTGCTGGCCGGTGACATGGCGGTGCCACTCGCCCAGGTGCGCGCCGAGCTGGACGGGTTGGCGGCCCTGCTGGAGTCGCACTTCCGCTACGAGGAGAAGCGGCTGGTCACCGCGCTGAACGCGCTCACCGGTCGATCCGGGACGGCCGAGGAACTCCTCGGCCTGACCGCGCCGCCGCACGTCACCGGCTGA
- a CDS encoding low temperature requirement protein A, producing MGGYRRGGQLGPAVPIAPGARVDKFEVFFDLVFVFSFFIITRATAANISGRQLLHAGLVLAVLWWIWVVHSLVATRVRLGEGYVPVLMVIAMAALFAFALALPQAFSDPKGSAAGPMLVAVSYVVVRAVHMILYQHVVRDSPQERRQLRRFAPELAVSIVLLLAAALIPPQITDPDQAAMVRDGLWIAVVVVQYATGFIVGTWGWGVTSAEHWTERYDLILIIALGESVISTGVGGNLLGKPVTWPAVAAATLGIVVTAALWWAHFDFIGPAARIALHAAEGGPRVAMARDAYAYCYLPMIAGVILFSIGNEEVLHKITDPAGGITERVEGPAVPMLFGGLICYFIVNMLFQLRTLHTVSWTRVGVIVVLTVALPIGQHLPALGALTLATVICVGLVAVEVLVMSSSRHALRAAVFEERTTHEAHEAAWRARWHNVPEPDEPTTP from the coding sequence GTGGGCGGCTACCGGCGGGGTGGACAACTGGGACCGGCCGTCCCGATCGCTCCCGGCGCCCGGGTGGACAAGTTCGAGGTCTTCTTCGACCTGGTCTTCGTCTTCTCGTTCTTCATCATCACCCGGGCGACCGCCGCGAACATCTCCGGCCGGCAGTTGCTGCACGCCGGCCTGGTGCTCGCCGTGCTCTGGTGGATCTGGGTGGTGCACAGCCTCGTCGCCACCCGGGTACGGCTCGGCGAGGGCTACGTCCCGGTGCTCATGGTGATCGCGATGGCCGCGCTGTTCGCGTTCGCGCTGGCGCTGCCGCAGGCGTTCAGCGACCCGAAGGGGAGCGCCGCCGGCCCGATGCTGGTGGCCGTCAGCTACGTCGTCGTCCGGGCCGTCCACATGATCCTCTATCAGCATGTGGTGCGGGACAGCCCGCAGGAGCGCCGGCAACTGCGGCGGTTCGCCCCGGAGCTGGCGGTGAGCATCGTGCTGCTGCTGGCCGCCGCGCTGATCCCGCCGCAGATCACCGACCCTGACCAGGCCGCCATGGTCCGCGACGGGCTGTGGATCGCCGTGGTGGTGGTGCAGTACGCCACCGGTTTCATCGTCGGCACCTGGGGCTGGGGGGTGACCAGCGCCGAACATTGGACGGAGCGCTACGACCTCATTCTGATCATCGCGCTGGGTGAGTCCGTGATCTCCACGGGCGTGGGCGGCAACCTGCTCGGCAAGCCGGTCACCTGGCCGGCGGTGGCGGCCGCCACGCTCGGCATCGTGGTCACCGCCGCCCTGTGGTGGGCGCACTTCGACTTCATCGGGCCGGCCGCCCGGATCGCCCTGCACGCGGCGGAGGGCGGCCCCCGGGTGGCGATGGCTCGGGATGCGTACGCGTACTGCTACCTGCCGATGATCGCCGGGGTGATCCTCTTCTCCATCGGTAACGAGGAGGTCCTGCACAAGATCACCGACCCGGCCGGCGGGATCACCGAACGGGTCGAGGGCCCGGCCGTGCCGATGCTCTTCGGCGGGTTGATCTGCTATTTCATCGTCAATATGTTGTTCCAGCTGCGGACCCTGCACACCGTCAGCTGGACCCGCGTCGGCGTCATCGTGGTGCTCACGGTGGCCCTCCCGATCGGTCAGCACCTGCCGGCGCTGGGCGCGCTCACCCTCGCGACCGTGATCTGCGTGGGGCTGGTGGCCGTCGAGGTGCTGGTGATGTCGAGTTCCCGGCACGCGCTGCGGGCCGCCGTCTTCGAGGAACGGACCACCCACGAGGCCCACGAGGCCGCCTGGCGTGCGCGCTGGCACAACGTCCCGGAGCCCGACGAGCCGACCACGCCGTGA
- the lpdA gene encoding dihydrolipoyl dehydrogenase, with amino-acid sequence MSEPNEATFDIVILGGGSGGYATALRAAQLDLSVALIEKGKLGGTCLHNGCIPTKALLHAAEIADQARESEQFGVKAELIGIDMAGVNSYKDGVVSRLYKGLQGLVGGSKNITFVAGAGKLVDKNVVEVAGKRYTGRNVVLASGSYAKSLPGLEVDGERIITSDHALTMDRVPSSVIVLGGGVIGVEFASVWKSFGVDVTIVEALPRLVAAEDEESSKALERAFRKRKINFKVGKPFEKVEKTESGVKLTIQGGDTVEAELLLVAVGRGPNTANLGYEEQGVKMDRGYVLTDERLRTSVPNVYAVGDIVPGLQLAHRGFQQGIFVAEEIAGQTPAVIDEVGIPRVTYCDPELASVGLTEAKAKEQYGADKVQSYNYPLGGNGKSQILKTTGFVKLVRVADGPVVGVHMVGARVGELIGEAQLIYNWEAYPAEVAQLVHAHPTQNEALGEAHLALAGKPLHSHA; translated from the coding sequence GTGAGCGAGCCGAACGAAGCGACCTTCGACATCGTCATTCTCGGAGGTGGCAGCGGCGGCTACGCGACGGCCCTGCGCGCCGCCCAGTTGGACCTCTCCGTCGCGCTGATCGAGAAGGGCAAGCTCGGCGGGACCTGCCTGCACAACGGCTGCATCCCGACGAAGGCTCTGCTGCACGCGGCCGAGATCGCCGACCAGGCCCGCGAGTCGGAGCAGTTCGGTGTGAAGGCCGAGCTGATCGGCATCGACATGGCCGGGGTCAACTCGTACAAGGACGGCGTGGTCTCCCGCCTGTACAAGGGTCTGCAGGGCCTGGTGGGCGGCTCGAAGAACATCACCTTCGTCGCGGGCGCCGGCAAGCTGGTCGACAAGAACGTCGTCGAGGTGGCCGGCAAGCGCTACACCGGGCGCAACGTGGTCCTGGCCTCCGGCTCGTACGCGAAGAGCCTGCCCGGCCTGGAGGTCGATGGCGAGCGGATCATCACCAGCGACCACGCGCTCACGATGGACCGGGTGCCGTCGTCGGTGATCGTGCTGGGTGGCGGCGTGATCGGCGTCGAGTTCGCCAGTGTGTGGAAGTCCTTCGGTGTGGACGTGACGATCGTCGAGGCGCTGCCTCGGCTGGTCGCCGCCGAGGACGAGGAGTCGTCGAAGGCGCTGGAGCGGGCGTTCCGCAAGCGGAAGATCAACTTCAAGGTCGGCAAGCCGTTCGAGAAGGTCGAGAAGACCGAGAGCGGAGTCAAGCTCACCATCCAGGGCGGCGACACCGTCGAGGCCGAGCTGCTGCTCGTCGCCGTCGGCCGCGGCCCGAACACCGCCAACCTCGGGTACGAGGAGCAGGGCGTCAAGATGGACCGCGGCTACGTGCTGACCGACGAGCGGCTGCGCACCAGCGTGCCGAACGTCTACGCGGTCGGCGACATCGTGCCCGGCCTCCAGCTCGCACACCGGGGCTTCCAGCAGGGCATCTTCGTCGCCGAGGAGATCGCCGGCCAGACCCCCGCCGTGATCGACGAGGTTGGCATCCCGCGGGTCACCTACTGCGACCCGGAGCTGGCGTCGGTGGGTCTCACCGAGGCGAAGGCCAAGGAGCAGTACGGCGCCGACAAGGTCCAGTCGTACAACTACCCGCTCGGTGGTAACGGCAAGAGCCAGATCCTCAAGACCACCGGCTTCGTGAAGCTGGTCCGAGTGGCCGACGGCCCGGTGGTCGGCGTACACATGGTCGGCGCCCGGGTGGGTGAGCTGATTGGTGAGGCGCAGCTCATCTACAACTGGGAGGCCTACCCGGCGGAGGTCGCCCAGCTCGTGCACGCCCACCCCACCCAGAACGAGGCCCTGGGCGAGGCGCACCTGGCCCTCGCCGGTAAGCCGCTGCACTCGCACGCCTGA
- a CDS encoding SDR family NAD(P)-dependent oxidoreductase produces MTPSNPISTSFAHHSTAMDVIQGVDLVGRRVIVTGGSSGIGVETARALASAGAEVTLAVRNTDAGQKAADDITGTTGNDRVLVAPLDLADQDSVADFVANWDGPLHVLVNNAGIMAAPLSRTPQGWEMQFATNHLGHFALATGLRPALAAGDGARIVSVSSAAHLRSPVVFEDIQYDRREYEPWQAYGQSKTANVLFAVEATRRWADDGITANALMPGAIQTNLQRYVSEEELNRVRAGNAAAWKTVEQGAATSVLVAASPLLDGVGGRYFEDCQEAAPARPDARTGVAEYALDPEAAERLWEVSTALLKG; encoded by the coding sequence ATGACGCCGAGCAACCCGATCAGCACCTCGTTCGCCCATCACTCCACGGCCATGGACGTGATCCAGGGCGTGGACCTCGTCGGGCGGCGGGTCATCGTCACCGGCGGCTCGTCCGGCATCGGCGTGGAAACCGCCCGCGCCCTGGCCAGCGCCGGTGCGGAGGTGACCCTGGCGGTCCGTAACACCGACGCCGGCCAGAAGGCCGCCGACGACATCACCGGCACCACCGGCAACGACCGTGTCCTGGTCGCCCCGCTCGACCTCGCCGACCAGGACTCAGTCGCGGACTTCGTCGCCAACTGGGACGGCCCGCTGCACGTCCTGGTCAACAACGCCGGCATCATGGCCGCACCCCTGTCCCGCACCCCGCAGGGCTGGGAGATGCAGTTCGCCACCAACCACCTGGGGCACTTCGCGCTCGCCACCGGGCTGCGCCCGGCACTCGCCGCCGGCGACGGGGCCCGGATCGTCTCAGTCAGTTCCGCCGCCCACCTGCGCTCACCGGTGGTCTTCGAGGACATCCAGTACGACCGCCGGGAGTACGAGCCGTGGCAGGCGTACGGGCAGTCCAAGACGGCCAACGTGCTGTTCGCGGTCGAGGCGACCCGGCGCTGGGCCGACGACGGCATCACGGCCAACGCGCTGATGCCCGGCGCGATCCAGACCAACCTGCAGCGCTACGTCAGCGAAGAGGAGCTCAACCGCGTACGCGCGGGCAACGCGGCGGCCTGGAAGACCGTCGAGCAGGGTGCCGCGACCTCGGTGCTGGTCGCCGCGTCGCCGCTGCTCGACGGCGTGGGCGGGCGCTACTTCGAGGACTGTCAGGAAGCCGCCCCCGCCCGGCCCGACGCGCGCACGGGCGTCGCGGAGTACGCGCTGGACCCGGAGGCCGCCGAGCGACTCTGGGAGGTCTCGACCGCGCTGTTGAAGGGCTGA
- the sucB gene encoding 2-oxoglutarate dehydrogenase, E2 component, dihydrolipoamide succinyltransferase: MPVSVTMPRLGESVTEGTVTRWLKQEGDTVEVDEPLLEVSTDKVDTEIPSPAAGVLSRIVVGEDETAEVGSELAVISGEGESTGGGEAAPQEQAPAESVEPAAEPTAAAEGTADQVAQDEAPAEAPAPAAASSGEGTPVKMPALGESVTEGTVTRWLKQVGETIEVDEPLLEVSTDKVDTEIPSPVAGTVLEIKVAEDETAAVGADLAIIGVAGAAPAQAKPEPKPEPQAEAKPAPKAEPKPEPKVEEPTPGMSYNEPAAETESSSQPVKTEQASQPAAPASTPPRPSAPAQGGGEEAAGYVTPLVRKLASEHGVDLSSLNGTGVGGRIRKQDVLDAAEKAKAAKAAPAPAAAPAATAAPATPAAKPQPSGKRGTTEKLPRIRKAIAKRLHESLHEMAQLTTVVEVDVTRIAKLRAQAKDSFLQRHGVKLSFLPFFALAAIEALQTHPIVQASMDLEGGTITYPAAEHLGIAVDTERGLLTPVIHNAGDLNLGGIAKRVADLAERTRTNKISPDELAGATFTLTNTGSRGALFDTPIVPSPQSAMLGTGAVVKRPVVVNDPELGEVVAVRSMVYLAMSYDHRLIDGADAARFLTTVKERLEAGNFESELGLA; the protein is encoded by the coding sequence ATGCCGGTATCGGTCACCATGCCCCGGCTCGGCGAGAGCGTCACCGAGGGCACCGTCACTCGCTGGCTCAAGCAGGAGGGCGACACGGTCGAGGTCGACGAGCCGCTGCTCGAGGTCTCGACCGACAAGGTCGACACCGAGATCCCGTCGCCTGCGGCGGGCGTGCTGAGCCGGATCGTCGTCGGTGAGGACGAGACTGCCGAGGTCGGCAGCGAGCTGGCCGTCATCTCCGGTGAGGGCGAGTCGACCGGCGGTGGCGAGGCCGCCCCGCAGGAGCAGGCTCCGGCCGAGTCGGTCGAGCCGGCCGCGGAGCCGACGGCCGCCGCCGAGGGCACCGCCGACCAGGTGGCCCAGGACGAGGCCCCGGCCGAGGCACCGGCTCCGGCCGCCGCCTCGTCGGGCGAGGGCACCCCGGTGAAGATGCCGGCCCTGGGTGAGAGCGTCACCGAGGGTACGGTCACTCGCTGGCTCAAGCAGGTCGGCGAGACCATCGAGGTCGACGAGCCGCTGCTGGAGGTGTCCACCGACAAGGTGGACACCGAGATCCCGTCGCCGGTCGCCGGCACTGTGCTGGAGATCAAGGTCGCCGAGGACGAGACCGCCGCGGTCGGCGCCGACCTGGCGATCATCGGCGTTGCCGGCGCTGCCCCCGCCCAGGCGAAGCCCGAGCCGAAGCCCGAGCCCCAGGCGGAGGCCAAGCCGGCGCCCAAGGCCGAGCCGAAGCCGGAGCCGAAGGTCGAGGAGCCGACGCCGGGCATGTCGTACAACGAGCCGGCCGCGGAGACCGAGAGCTCGTCGCAGCCGGTGAAGACCGAGCAGGCCTCGCAGCCGGCCGCGCCGGCCTCGACGCCGCCGCGCCCGTCCGCCCCGGCCCAGGGTGGCGGCGAGGAAGCCGCCGGTTACGTGACCCCGCTGGTGCGCAAGCTGGCCAGTGAGCACGGCGTCGACCTGTCCTCGCTCAACGGCACCGGCGTTGGTGGCCGGATCCGCAAGCAGGACGTCCTCGACGCGGCCGAGAAGGCGAAGGCGGCCAAGGCCGCACCGGCTCCGGCGGCCGCTCCCGCCGCCACGGCGGCCCCGGCCACGCCGGCCGCCAAGCCGCAGCCGAGCGGCAAGCGGGGCACCACCGAGAAGCTGCCCCGCATCCGCAAGGCCATCGCCAAGCGGTTGCACGAGTCGCTGCACGAGATGGCGCAGCTGACCACGGTGGTCGAGGTGGACGTCACCAGGATTGCCAAGCTGCGGGCCCAGGCGAAGGATTCGTTCCTGCAGCGGCACGGCGTGAAGCTGTCCTTCCTGCCGTTCTTCGCCCTCGCCGCCATCGAGGCGCTCCAGACGCACCCGATCGTCCAGGCCAGCATGGACCTGGAAGGTGGCACGATCACCTACCCGGCCGCCGAGCACCTGGGCATCGCCGTGGACACCGAGCGGGGTCTGCTGACGCCGGTCATCCACAACGCCGGCGACCTCAACCTCGGCGGCATCGCCAAGCGGGTCGCCGACCTGGCCGAGCGGACCCGGACCAACAAGATCAGCCCGGACGAGCTGGCCGGGGCGACCTTCACGCTGACCAACACGGGCAGCCGGGGCGCGCTCTTCGACACCCCGATCGTGCCGTCGCCCCAGTCGGCGATGCTCGGCACCGGTGCCGTGGTCAAGCGGCCGGTCGTGGTCAACGACCCGGAGCTGGGCGAGGTCGTCGCGGTCCGGTCGATGGTCTACCTGGCCATGTCCTACGACCACCGGCTGATCGACGGCGCCGACGCCGCTCGCTTCCTGACCACGGTCAAGGAGCGGCTGGAGGCCGGCAACTTCGAGTCGGAGCTGGGCCTGGCCTGA
- a CDS encoding leucyl aminopeptidase, with product MTSPRTTNLSLVDTDPAELAVDAIVIGVHSQTGEQGATSGLAGTLLLASGAESIAVAFDGKLTETLALLGATGAPGEVIKLATLGTVTAPLVAAVGLGPEPSGAAPAPETLRRAAGAAIRALAGAPKVALAMPLPDDADSSAALRAVAEGALLGGYRFAGYKTRPQPTRREPVTEVLIAVPDAADAGAQSEVTRAQVVAGAVRLSRDWVNTAPNELRPPSFADAVAGAARDAGLGVEVLDEAALAAGGYGGIVAVGQGSEAPPRLVKLTYTPQGGGNGKRVALVGKGITFDTGGISIKPAQGMWEMKSDMAGAAAVGAAMLAIAALKPTVAVSAYLPMAENMPSGTSYRPGDVITMFNGKRVEVLNTDAEGRMILGDAIARACEDGTDYLFETSTLTGGQVIALGKRVAGVMGTPELCDRVQVAGNAVGEPAWPMPLPDDVRKGMESDVADISQVNAGMDRAGHMLQGGVFLREFVTDDVAWAHIDIAGPGYHSGEPTGYWTKGGTGVPVRTLVQLVEDVAANG from the coding sequence GTGACTTCACCCCGCACCACCAACCTGAGCCTGGTCGACACCGACCCGGCCGAGCTCGCCGTCGACGCGATCGTGATCGGCGTGCACAGTCAGACCGGAGAGCAGGGCGCCACCAGCGGCCTCGCCGGCACCTTGCTGCTCGCCAGCGGCGCGGAGAGCATCGCCGTCGCGTTCGACGGCAAGCTGACCGAGACCCTGGCGCTGCTCGGCGCGACCGGTGCGCCGGGTGAGGTCATCAAGCTGGCCACGCTGGGCACCGTGACCGCCCCGCTGGTCGCCGCTGTCGGGCTCGGCCCGGAGCCGTCGGGCGCTGCCCCGGCGCCGGAGACGCTGCGCCGGGCCGCCGGTGCGGCGATCCGGGCTCTGGCGGGCGCGCCGAAGGTCGCGCTGGCCATGCCGCTGCCGGACGACGCGGACTCGTCGGCCGCGCTGCGCGCGGTCGCCGAGGGTGCGCTGCTCGGCGGGTACCGGTTCGCCGGCTACAAGACCCGCCCCCAGCCGACCCGGCGGGAGCCGGTGACCGAGGTGCTCATCGCGGTGCCGGACGCCGCCGACGCGGGCGCCCAGTCGGAGGTCACCCGGGCGCAGGTCGTGGCGGGCGCGGTCCGGCTCAGCCGGGACTGGGTGAACACCGCGCCGAACGAGCTGCGTCCGCCGTCGTTCGCCGACGCGGTCGCCGGTGCTGCCCGTGACGCGGGCCTCGGCGTCGAGGTGCTGGACGAGGCGGCGCTGGCCGCCGGTGGGTACGGCGGCATCGTCGCGGTCGGGCAGGGTTCGGAGGCCCCGCCGCGGCTGGTGAAGCTCACCTACACCCCGCAGGGCGGCGGCAACGGCAAGCGGGTCGCGCTGGTCGGCAAGGGGATCACCTTCGACACCGGCGGCATCTCGATCAAGCCTGCGCAGGGCATGTGGGAGATGAAGTCCGACATGGCGGGCGCCGCAGCGGTGGGCGCAGCCATGCTGGCGATCGCCGCGCTGAAGCCGACGGTGGCGGTCAGCGCCTACCTGCCGATGGCGGAGAACATGCCGTCGGGCACCAGCTACCGGCCGGGTGACGTGATCACCATGTTCAACGGCAAGCGGGTCGAGGTGCTCAACACCGACGCCGAGGGCCGGATGATCCTGGGTGACGCCATCGCCCGCGCCTGCGAGGACGGCACCGACTACCTGTTCGAGACCTCCACCCTGACCGGCGGCCAGGTAATCGCGCTGGGCAAGCGCGTGGCCGGCGTGATGGGCACTCCGGAGCTGTGCGACCGGGTGCAGGTGGCCGGCAACGCGGTCGGCGAGCCGGCGTGGCCGATGCCGCTGCCGGACGACGTCCGTAAGGGCATGGAGTCCGATGTGGCGGACATCTCGCAGGTCAACGCCGGGATGGACCGGGCCGGTCACATGCTGCAGGGCGGGGTGTTCCTGCGCGAGTTCGTGACCGACGACGTCGCCTGGGCGCACATCGACATCGCGGGGCCGGGTTACCACTCCGGCGAGCCGACCGGCTACTGGACCAAGGGCGGCACCGGCGTCCCGGTCCGCACCCTGGTGCAGTTGGTCGAGGACGTCGCCGCCAACGGCTGA
- a CDS encoding MerR family transcriptional regulator, with protein sequence MSGYAPSEAARRSGFSLDTLRYYEKIGLLADVGRTAGGQRVFTDDDLSWLLLFRCLRDTGMPIAHMCRYAQLAREGEHTGDERRELLQHHAARVEEQMRLLQRQYDHLREKIRFYEGLPGTDPAPEAEQATAATRAGT encoded by the coding sequence ATGAGCGGTTACGCCCCCTCGGAGGCCGCCCGCCGCAGCGGCTTCAGCCTCGACACCCTGCGGTACTACGAGAAGATCGGTCTGCTCGCCGACGTGGGCCGCACGGCGGGCGGGCAGCGGGTCTTCACCGACGACGACCTGAGCTGGCTGCTGCTCTTCCGCTGCCTGCGCGACACCGGGATGCCGATTGCCCACATGTGCCGCTACGCGCAACTCGCCCGCGAGGGCGAGCACACCGGCGACGAGCGGCGCGAGTTGTTGCAACACCACGCGGCGCGGGTCGAGGAGCAGATGCGCCTGCTCCAGCGCCAGTACGACCACCTCCGGGAGAAGATCCGCTTCTACGAAGGGCTGCCTGGTACCGACCCGGCGCCGGAGGCCGAGCAGGCCACGGCGGCCACCCGGGCCGGCACCTGA
- the gcvT gene encoding glycine cleavage system aminomethyltransferase GcvT, whose amino-acid sequence MTEVTSDAAATRLRRSPLHERHIAAGAKFAPFGGWEMPLEYAGGGVLKEHTAVRTAVGVFDVSHLGKARVSGPGAADFVNACLSNDLGRIGPGRAQYTLCCDDATGGVVDDIIAYLYADDHVFLIPNAANTAEVVRRLRAAAPAQVTVTDEHEAYAVLAVQGPRSAELLTALDLPTEHGYMSFSAASLSGVELTVCRTGYTGELGYELVVPAEHAVTVWDALFAAGAAFELRACGLAARDTLRTEMGYPLHGQDLSLDISPVQARSGWAVGWDKPAFWGRDALLAEKAAGPRRTLRGLVAVDRAIPRPGMTLHVGDAQVGTVTSGTFSPTRKQGVALALLDTDAKLADGDVVEIDIRGRRAPLQLTKPPFVNPSVK is encoded by the coding sequence ATGACCGAAGTGACCTCCGACGCTGCCGCGACCCGGCTGCGCCGTTCCCCGCTGCACGAGCGGCACATCGCCGCCGGCGCCAAGTTCGCCCCCTTCGGGGGCTGGGAGATGCCGCTGGAGTACGCCGGCGGCGGTGTGCTCAAGGAGCACACCGCGGTGCGTACCGCGGTCGGGGTCTTCGACGTGTCGCACCTGGGCAAGGCCCGGGTGAGTGGCCCCGGCGCGGCCGACTTCGTCAACGCCTGCCTCAGCAACGACCTGGGCCGGATCGGCCCGGGCCGGGCGCAGTACACGCTCTGCTGCGACGACGCCACCGGCGGTGTGGTGGACGACATCATCGCCTACCTGTACGCCGACGACCACGTGTTCCTCATCCCGAACGCGGCGAACACCGCCGAGGTGGTGCGCCGGTTGCGCGCCGCCGCGCCCGCGCAGGTCACCGTCACCGACGAGCACGAGGCGTACGCCGTGCTGGCCGTGCAGGGCCCGCGCTCGGCCGAGTTGCTGACCGCCCTCGACCTGCCCACCGAGCACGGCTACATGAGCTTCTCCGCCGCGAGCCTGAGCGGGGTGGAGCTGACCGTCTGCCGTACCGGCTACACCGGCGAGCTGGGCTACGAGCTGGTGGTGCCGGCGGAGCACGCGGTGACCGTCTGGGACGCGCTCTTCGCCGCCGGTGCGGCGTTCGAGCTGCGGGCCTGCGGGCTGGCCGCCCGGGACACGCTGCGCACCGAGATGGGTTACCCGCTGCACGGGCAGGACCTCTCCCTGGACATCAGCCCGGTGCAGGCCCGTTCCGGCTGGGCGGTCGGCTGGGACAAGCCGGCCTTCTGGGGCCGCGACGCGCTGCTCGCCGAGAAGGCCGCCGGCCCCCGGCGTACGCTGCGCGGCCTGGTGGCCGTCGACCGGGCCATTCCGCGGCCCGGGATGACCCTGCACGTCGGCGACGCCCAGGTAGGCACGGTGACCAGCGGCACCTTCTCACCGACCCGCAAGCAGGGCGTGGCGCTGGCCCTGCTCGACACCGACGCGAAGCTGGCCGACGGCGACGTGGTCGAGATCGACATCCGCGGACGCCGAGCCCCCCTCCAGCTCACGAAACCCCCGTTCGTAAACCCCTCAGTGAAGTAA